One Nostoc sp. CENA543 genomic window, TCACCTGTATCGCTCAAATCTGCGATCGTCAGTTCTATTAATTCACCCTGTTGCCAAATAGAATTAGTCATTAGTCATTAGTCAATAGTCAACAGTCAACAGTTATTCTTTCCCCGTTCCCCCTGCCCCCTGCCCCCTGCCCTCATTCTTCCCCTCTTCACTTCTGTACCTCCAACTCGTTAAACTAACAAATAATATTTCGCGTGATTTAAATAATCATGACTGTAATTAGCCAAGTTATTCTCAAAGCCGACGACGAACTGCGTTATCCCAGCAGTGGCGAACTCAAGAGCATTAAAGAGTTCTTGCAAACTGGTGAACAAAGAACACGCATTGCTGCTACCTTAGCGGAAAACGAAAAAAAGATAGTCCAGGAAGCCACCAAAAAACTTTGGCAGAAGCGTCCTGATTTTATCGCACCTGGCGGTAACGCTTACGGTGATAAACAGCGCGCTTTGTGCATCCGTGACTATGGCTGGTACTTACGCCTAATTACCTACGGTGTACTTGCTGGCGATAAAGAACCAATTGAAAGCATTGGTTTAATCGGAGTGCGGGAAATGTATAACTCCTTGGGTGTACCTGTTCC contains:
- a CDS encoding allophycocyanin subunit alpha-B, with the translated sequence MTVISQVILKADDELRYPSSGELKSIKEFLQTGEQRTRIAATLAENEKKIVQEATKKLWQKRPDFIAPGGNAYGDKQRALCIRDYGWYLRLITYGVLAGDKEPIESIGLIGVREMYNSLGVPVPGMVEAINCLKTASLDLLSAEDAAATAPYFDYIIQAMS